The genomic window TTCGCTTGGTTTTCTTCAGACCTGTTTTAGATACGCATGCAATGCTGCATTGTTAGCTGCCTtatgtttttccttttgttttgcttcttctCAGGGGAACCACCCAAGGGATTTAACTTTCAGTTTGGTAGTATAAACATGAACGGGATTCCGGTATGCTTCTGTTATCCCCTTTTGCTGCAGTTTGGAACATGCATCTATATTTTCTGAGTCACCTTTTGCTTCCCAACTTCTCTGTCTAATTTCAATAAACTTTTGTATAGCAATTTCCTGCTAGGACAAGCTCCGCTCCGCCAAACTTAGACGAGCAAAAACGTAATCAGGTATCTTGTCCTTTCCTTGCAAATATGTTTATCTGATCTttgataattattattttattggtcTGTTGTAACTTTTAACTGGTTTTCATCAGTTTAGTGACTGTTTGTTGGACAGTATTTAGCTAGAACTCGCAAAAATGCTAATGTTCCTATGAGTAATCTACCTTCAGGAGCTTCATGCAATCAGTTTTGTTTGCTTGTGTTGTTGATATTGTTTTGATAGACATTCTTATCTGCCAATATTCTAAAAGATTCTATTTTCTTTGTATATTCTGTTCAGGCACTTCTGGGGGAACTTAAAGGTACACCTTCTACGCCAGTACAACCAGCTCTGAAACAGCAGCAATTGCAGCAGCAGCTGTcgcagccgcagccgctgcTTCAGCagaagcaacagcagcagccacaGCAGCCGCAGCAGCAACAGACAAGAAAGGATGCTGTTGGTTCTAGCCATCCTAACTCCGTCAACCCTCATATTTCATCACAAGTGAAAAGAGATGTGCACGTTTCTCCATCTGTCCCTAATGTTGCACCCCTAAGGCCCACTGTTCAGTCAATTTCTGGCATGACCATGTCGATTCCCTTTCAGTTTGGTGGTCATGGTCCACAGATGCAACCACAAGTTCCCTTGCAGTTTGGTGGTCATGGTCCACAGATGCAACCACAAGTTGTCCCTAGCTCATTGCAAATGTCAATGGGATTGACTGGCGGTAATGCACCGCAGGTTCCACAGCAGCTATATGTCCCGACTATCCATCAATTGCAACAGCAAGCAATGATGCAAGGGCAGGGTATCGGTTATGTTTCTTCAGCTGGTCATCAATTTCCACCTCAGTTGGGCAACATTCCTATGAGCATCGCACCACAATATACTCAAACTCGGAAGACTACTGTCAAAATTACTCATCCAGACACTCATGAAGAGTTGAAGCTTGATAAGAGGATGGACTCTTCTGGCCAGAGGGCTTCACCTAATTTGACACCACAATCCCAGCCAGTCAGTAGTTACAATCCTCTTATGGGCTTTTATCATCAGTCATCAATCTATTACCCTCCTACTACTGGCGTCAGCCAGGTTGCTACTGCATCCTCTGGTCCTAGGTTTAATTATCCTGTCACTCAGTCTGGGCAAGCAATGACGTACATCAGCCCATCTGCAGGGCCTGTGGCACCTGGCCAGTCCCAAATCACTGTTAAACCATACCTTGGTGGTTTGCAAACAGAAAAATCTGGGACTCATACGGTCACAATTAGTGCGCCACCAGGCAAATCAGATGCACTGAAGTTAAGGCCAGCTGAGGATGCTGCACCAAATCAGCAGAAGGATGAAGAAGTTGTTTCTGGGATCACTGTTTCTAATAAATCAGCCCATGAGAAGGAGAGTAAAGCTCCGTCAGAGAAGCATCCCACTGTGGTGAGCCAATCCTTACCAGTTCAAGGTGTAAAACCAGAAACTTCAGTGACAGTGTCTCCTGTTGCGAATTCAGTCTCACCTATGTCCGGAACTGAAGGGAAGAACAAAGAAACCATTCAAAGGACTGAATCATTTAAGGATAATAGGAAGAATGCCACTAAAAAGGACGCCAGGAATTTGTCTCAACAACCACAGGTACGTTGTTTCCTGTCTGTTTCTTTCTAGCACACTATGTTTGCATTGTGTCTGGTTTTGCATTTGCTTTTGCTAAAATGTTTCATGTTGTATTTGTACAGCCAGCTTCATCTGCTGAAGATTTTAAGGTGCAAACTTCTGTAAAGGTTGGGGGTGATGGTGGTGATCACCTGGAAGCTAAGAACACCAGCTCATCTTCTGCCTCAATGGTTGCACTGTCTGAAAGTAGGATTTCTCCAGTGGCTGGTACAGCTGAAGTTGACAGCACACCTGTAAATGGTATGCTCTTTATATGTTCAGAATTGTACGGTGTGCCTCTTAGTGTTTCTAACTCATTCGCCTTGACAGCTGTTGATGTTCCTGGGACAGATAAGAGCTCTGCAAAACCAGCCTCTGAGGGTACCGGTGAGCCTCAAGGAGTAGAAAGCTTTGCTGTTTCTGCTATTGAATGTGAGGAAAGCAAGCGAACTCACAAAGTTCCCACAGATCCTTGCAAGGATGATATTTCTTCCGATGTTACTGAACGTGAATCACCTGAAGTATCTGCAGTGGACATGAGTGTGCAGGCATCAGCAGTGACTCCTAACACTGATAATTCAGATGCAACACCTCATGTAACCGATCAGGAACAGTCACTGAAAGAGTCAACACTATCTGGATCTGAGGAACAAGATATAATGAATGGTCCATCCAAGAATTCTGAAACTTTGTCAGATTTTCTTGATGGCAATGCTGTGGCTGTGACAACTTCTGAAACTTCGGAATCTGATGTTCAAAGTGCCAATGATAAAGGTGACTCAGATATTAGTCAGGAAACAGTTTTAGCTGTTTCTAGTGTTACTCTAGTTGCATCAGAGGCGCCACAAAAATCTGAAAGTATGGTAGATGATCAACCAAGTGGTGCACCAACAGTTTCTAGTCGACCAGTATCAAGGGAAAAACCTGGTGTGGAGATTACCAGGACAAAGTCTACAgctgggaagaagaagaagagaaaggaaatGCTTTCTAAAGCTGATGCCGCTGGGACTTCAGATCTTTATAACGCATACAAGGGACCAGAGGAAAAGTTAGAAACTATCGGCACTGCAGAGGATGCTGATAGTTCTTCAACAGTTGATGCAACTGTGCTGCCCGATGAATCAGAAGGGGAGGTCAATACATCTGCATATGATGGTAAGAAAAAAGTTGAGCCTGATGACTGGGAAGATGCAGCAGACATGTCTACTCCAAAGCTGCAAAGTTCAGATTCTGGAGATCAGGCTGGCGTCACACAAGTATTAGATTCAGATACAACTGAAGCTAATGGCAGGAAGAAATACTCACGGGATTTTCTGCTAACTTTATCACAGCACTGTACTGGTCTTCCTTTCGGATTTCAGCTAAATGATGTTGCCACTGCCAATGCTCTTATGAATAATTTGGCAGGAAAGTCCTATATTGTTGATCGTGAGCCTCACCCTAGTCCTGGAAGGGGGATCGACAGGCCAGGTTCTCGTGGAGATCGCCGTGGTGCTGCCATGGCTGACGATAGGTGGACAAAATCAGGTGTTCCTCTCAGTCCTGGTCTTGATACCCACATGGACTTGACAAATGGTCCATCAATTATCAATTACCGTGGTGCCCCCGGAGTTAATCATGGTGTTTTGAGGAATCCACGTGGTCAACCATCAAGTCACCATGGTGGTGGACTTCTTGTAGGACCGATGCAATCCATTGGACCTCAAATACCTCGCAGCGGCTCTGATGCAGATAGATGGCAGCAAAAAGGTCTGATGCCTTCTCCTGTCACACCCATGCAAACAATGCACAAAGCAGAGAGAAAGTATGTTATTGGCAAAGTTTCAGACGAGGAAGAGGCGAAACAGAGGCAGCTGAAAGGCATTCTTAATAAGTTGACTCCTCAAAACTTTGAAAAACTTTTTGAACAAGTTAAAGAAGTCAACATTGACAATGTGGCAACTCTTACAGGGGTCATTTCACAGATATTTGACAAAGCTTTGATGGAACCAACTTTCTGTGAAATGTATGCTAATTTTTGTGTCCATTTGGCTAGTGCCTTGCCAGACTTTAGTGAGGACAACGAAAAAATCACATTCAAGAGATTGCTTTTGAACAAATGCCAAGAGGAGTTTGAGAGGGGTGAAAGAGAAGAAGCTGAAGCTGATAAAACAGAAGAGGATGGTGAGATTAAGCAAACCAAAGAAGAAAGGGAGGAAAAGAGAATCCGTGCTCGAAGGCGCATGCTTGGGAACATTAGGTTAATCGGAGAATTGTACAAAAAGAGGATGTTGACGGAACGGATCATGCACGAGTGCATTAAAAAACTGTTAGGAAATTACCAAGATCCCGATGAAGAAAACATTGAAGCACTATGCAAATTGATGGGTACAATTGGAGAGATGATAGATCATGCAAAGGCGAAGGAACACATGGATGCCTATTTTGATATCTTGCAGAAGATGTCAATAAGTCAGAAGTTGTCTTCTCGTGTTAGGTTTATGTTGAGAGATTCAATTGACCTGAGGAAAAATAAATGGCAACAGAGACGTAAAGTTGAAGGCCCCAAGAAGATTGAGGAGGTTCACAGGGATGCAGCTCAGGAAAGACATGCTCAAACAAGTAGGCTAGGACGTGGTTCAGTTAGTTCCGCTCCAAGAAGAGGACCACCACCTATGGATTATGGCACACGTGGCTCGGCATTAGCATCCCAAAGTTCGCAGCAAGGGAGCACTCGAGGAATGCCTCCACATTCACGTGGATTCGGTTCACAGGACATCCGGTTTGATGAAAGGCGTCAGTTTGACAATAGAACTGTTCCTCTTCCCCAGCGTCCCGTCAAGGATGAACCTATCACTCTTGGGCCACAAGGTGGCCTTGCTAGGGGTATGTCCATAAGAGGGCAGTCGCTAGCATCGAATGCTGAACTTCCTTCTGTTGTTGACCATCGCAGGATGGTGTCTGGCTCTAATGGGTATAACTCTGTGGCTGATCGGACATCATCAACTGGAAGAGAGGATCCTAGTTCAAGAATTCCAGATCGAACCTCTGGTAGAACAGCAGCTTCTACTCAATCTGCTGGACTTTCACACAGACCTGCTAGCCAGGAAGGCCGTTCAGGAATTAAATCATACTCTGAGGAtgatttgagagaaaaatctgtGGCTGCCATTCGGGAATATTATAGGTAATACTTTTAAACATTTACACATTCGTGTGGGATTCCTGCTATTGAACCAAATATGTTGTTTCAGTATCTTATTTCTGAATGCTGTATTAGGTTGTGTTTCAGTGcactgattttctttttctttgcttcCTAGTGGTTCTTTCTCACTTCTGTGCAAATTTCAGATTTGATTTACTCGTGTTTCTGAGACTGGATGGCACATGGTCTTAACATATTGAAGTTCACACATTTAGAAACAGAAATTATGAAACTTAGCCctcatgaaacatgtcacaaCTATTGCATGACATAGAACATGTTACCATTTCCAGAGAATTCTACCCTAAGAGATATCTGCAAACATGTTCTTTGTTTATGAAGTATATGGATTCATTGTAGACTTTTTCTtgttatatttgttttatttaGTACTCCCTTCAATCAGAAATGTAAGTCGTTAAGGACATTGACACGGTCTACAAATTGACATTTTGACTAGCACTTTCTATCAAAATATGCtactttaaataaaaatgattatatattatgaaaatgTTTGTTAATGATGATTCCAGCAGCATCAATCTTATGTTTTcaatctatattatttttaatatatattgatgatcaaagataaaaaaatttgacCAACACAAATCCTTAAAATGACTTCTGATCGGGACTATATTATATTTCTTCATTGCTGAATCGTCAGGTTTTCTTGCTCTGTCATGAAGAAAAAGTTCTAACACTGCAGTTGTCCTATTTTCTCTGCTAACATATGAATCTGTTTGGGCAGTGCAAAAGATGAAAAGGAGGTTGCATTATGTATTGAGGAGTTGAATGCTCCAAGTTTCTATCCTTCTGTTGTGTCACTTTGGGTAAATGATTCCTTTGAGAGAAAAGACATGGAAAGAGAGTTGTTGGCTAAACTTTTTGTCAGCCTTTGCAATGGTCGACATGATTTGTTGAGCAAGCGACAACTCATTGATGGGTAGGTGGTTTCttatattcttttttcttattattaCCAATTTCTATCCACATTGTACTATTTACTGACTATGATTATTTTGCAGCCTTGCATTTGTTCTTGCTTCATTGGAAGATACTCTAAGTGATGCTCCTAGAGCCACTGAGTACCTTGGACGACTTCTTGCGAGGTTTGTGCAGGAAAACATATTGCCCTTGCAAGAGGTAGGTAGATTGATTCAAGAAGGTGGAGAAGAACCAGGGTACCTTGTACGTGATGGTATTGCAGCTGATATCCTTGGGGCAGTTCTAGAGGCCATCAAGTTAGGAAAAGGGGATTCATTCTTGAATGAGGCTAAGTCAAGTTCCAATCTAAAGTTGGAGGATTTCAGACCACAGCATCTTAAGCGATCAAAATTGGATGCCTTCATGTAGGCACAAGGATGCTTGTTACTAGGTAAGTCTGTTCTAGTCCAGGTGTTTTAGAACACACGTGCACACGCACACGAGTCTTTTGGACTGAATTCTGATAGTATGATCAGTTAAATACATCAATAAACATCTTTATATTGATGTAATATTGTGTTCTGAACTACTCTTCTGATAACAGATTGCCAACTCATGGGTGCTGTGACCAAGGATTTTACTTTATTTGCACCCCAAGTACCCAACCAGCCTTTTTGACGATAAACTGGAAAGATCCCTCAGATTCCGCCTGTACTTGCTGCATGACTGTTTTATTTGAGGAGCTCGAAGGCGATGGGCACCCATTTTGTTCAGAGTTGGTACTGGTTGTAAGTTATTATTGCCGAATGGCCGTGTTAGCTGTGGCTGAAGCAGGTAGCTAGCCCCCATAAGAGTGTCAAGGAATATTTTTGTGGTCACCGTGAGAAGTCTGCTAACCAATATTAGGGGGAGAACATTAGGTTGAACTCGACGCCTCCTGCGGGCTTCTGACCCAATATTTGTTTGTGATCAGACTTCATAGTCGGTTAACGTAGCGGCATTTTCCTGATAGCCAATGTTTCTCGTATTGTCAGTATCTTGTTTATTTTTCCTGTAATTtgctatccccccccccccactattGTATATTTATTAAGGTAATTTTTGCCACAATATCTTCAAAATGTGTTGCTTTTCCTGAGACTGAAAACTGATCTTTGTTGTAGGACATTACAAAATCGTGTATATTTGCTGCTAGACACAATTTAGTGTCCAGCAGCAAGGATGGTTTTATCTGTCTCAGCAAAAGCCTCACAGTTTTGAGTGCCCTGTGGTAAAACTTAGCCATTTATTATTATTGATTTAGTAttatttgattgaatttgagtttatATAAATGGATATAAGAGTTAAAATTATGATTGATTGCTCACAATTAGTTATTCGTATGAAGATAAATTCGTAATACTGATAAGTAGAACCATCTGAATGAGATTTAAGAGTTTTTATTTGTTGGGCTAGGTTGGGGTGGGAAGCTTCTCAGACCAAGCTGAAGGTGGGAAGCTTCTCAGACCAAGCTTAAGGTGGTTAGGGTGTGGTTGGAAGCTTCTCAAGCTAAGCCgaatgtgtatatgtatattcgTCAGGTAATAGATATAGATAATCAAAGCTCATGTATTGGTTGTCTAGCGTGTTTAGATGATGACTAGATACTAATACTAGATAACAAAATATATTCTtcttaaaattatatgcatCCGCTAGGATCACCCCTACGAGCAAGCAATTAGCCCCTGGGGTTTTGCGGGTGTGGTTTGGGGGTGAGCATCAAAACTGTAGAGTATGCTTATATGTTAACTGCTCCTGTTGGCGGATAGGCTCGTGTAGAAGCATTCTACGACATCTGGAGTTGACGGGCATTGTCTCGGCTTTTACATCTTTCTCGTCTTGGCGTCCCTATGATGTGTGGAGTTGGATCCGCCAGGTTCGCGAGTAGTAGTGGTTTGGATCGATTCATCTGTATGCGGTCTCCAGGATCGCGAGGAACTTACGTAACAGATGTAGTATACAAACTTATTGGTGATACTTCGAAGGTTAGAGCTTCGGTAAAACACTTTTGAAACTCATGAAATTTGGTTTCCCTTCCCATGGGATGTCATACCCGACTGGGTGCGCGTGGTACCCCTGGTGAAAAAACTAGGCGAGGCACCCGAGTGGAGCCCAAGATCGAACTCAGACCAAGCGAGCTACGCTGGATCCTGAGCAGTGTGTGATATTAGTATTATCACTTCTTTTAGGGAAGATAGTATTATCACTACGCAGTAGTAGGTCAGTTGGGCCTTTGATGAGCCATTTTGGGGCCCATTCTATAAAGTTAACCTCAGGGTCGGTGCAACTGAAAGCATGCTCGTCAAAAAAAGTACAAAACTATAGtgttatttgtaatataaaattATGAATATTGACTATAAATATTGTGTATCAATTTTACAtaaaatctgattttaattgaatttatttaaaaaacagttttatatttcataatccatgtgttacctattttaattagatttaaaaAACACAAGTGTCGAATGTAAACTAAAATTATAcgaaaagactacttttataacttttaacaattgttagggcctcaaataaaatttcaaaatctaaatttttttattaatattcttcttatacgatggactaatttcttaaattatttttagtcataagttatatggtgaaaaagtaaatTCTATTATAAGTATATGAATGGAGCATTATAAAAGGaatcattttttcatcatataacatagggatagaaataattttaaaaattagtacatcatataataagaatattagtgattttttctaaatggttaggattttatttgaagttcTAACAaatgttaggagttataaaagtagttttttttaagaattttagtttaaattttacacatgctttttatgaatctaattaaaataggttgcacatgaattatgaaaaaaaaattatgattttttagaaATATAAGACCATTTTTTGAGTACATCTAATTAAAATTGGATTTTATATGAAATTGATGTACACTTTTATATTACTAGTAATAATACTTATAATTTTGTATTATCA from Phragmites australis chromosome 14, lpPhrAust1.1, whole genome shotgun sequence includes these protein-coding regions:
- the LOC133890618 gene encoding eukaryotic translation initiation factor 4G-like yields the protein MSQRGDRGEGHARRPGRSSSFGGHRGGGVGGAGKGGGGPSGQPPLSSNRSFRKPGNGHGGHQRVVSQPDTTGFQPAPAPRPLQTPARPPPSPQNAAAHIPLPVPRPQHHDPQVLSVSPATENPANTQLPKNTPHAAPRVPPKSSNPPVPQGPLKGEPPKGFNFQFGSINMNGIPQFPARTSSAPPNLDEQKRNQALLGELKGTPSTPVQPALKQQQLQQQLSQPQPLLQQKQQQQPQQPQQQQTRKDAVGSSHPNSVNPHISSQVKRDVHVSPSVPNVAPLRPTVQSISGMTMSIPFQFGGHGPQMQPQVPLQFGGHGPQMQPQVVPSSLQMSMGLTGGNAPQVPQQLYVPTIHQLQQQAMMQGQGIGYVSSAGHQFPPQLGNIPMSIAPQYTQTRKTTVKITHPDTHEELKLDKRMDSSGQRASPNLTPQSQPVSSYNPLMGFYHQSSIYYPPTTGVSQVATASSGPRFNYPVTQSGQAMTYISPSAGPVAPGQSQITVKPYLGGLQTEKSGTHTVTISAPPGKSDALKLRPAEDAAPNQQKDEEVVSGITVSNKSAHEKESKAPSEKHPTVVSQSLPVQGVKPETSVTVSPVANSVSPMSGTEGKNKETIQRTESFKDNRKNATKKDARNLSQQPQPASSAEDFKVQTSVKVGGDGGDHLEAKNTSSSSASMVALSESRISPVAGTAEVDSTPVNAVDVPGTDKSSAKPASEGTGEPQGVESFAVSAIECEESKRTHKVPTDPCKDDISSDVTERESPEVSAVDMSVQASAVTPNTDNSDATPHVTDQEQSLKESTLSGSEEQDIMNGPSKNSETLSDFLDGNAVAVTTSETSESDVQSANDKGDSDISQETVLAVSSVTLVASEAPQKSESMVDDQPSGAPTVSSRPVSREKPGVEITRTKSTAGKKKKRKEMLSKADAAGTSDLYNAYKGPEEKLETIGTAEDADSSSTVDATVLPDESEGEVNTSAYDGKKKVEPDDWEDAADMSTPKLQSSDSGDQAGVTQVLDSDTTEANGRKKYSRDFLLTLSQHCTGLPFGFQLNDVATANALMNNLAGKSYIVDREPHPSPGRGIDRPGSRGDRRGAAMADDRWTKSGVPLSPGLDTHMDLTNGPSIINYRGAPGVNHGVLRNPRGQPSSHHGGGLLVGPMQSIGPQIPRSGSDADRWQQKGLMPSPVTPMQTMHKAERKYVIGKVSDEEEAKQRQLKGILNKLTPQNFEKLFEQVKEVNIDNVATLTGVISQIFDKALMEPTFCEMYANFCVHLASALPDFSEDNEKITFKRLLLNKCQEEFERGEREEAEADKTEEDGEIKQTKEEREEKRIRARRRMLGNIRLIGELYKKRMLTERIMHECIKKLLGNYQDPDEENIEALCKLMGTIGEMIDHAKAKEHMDAYFDILQKMSISQKLSSRVRFMLRDSIDLRKNKWQQRRKVEGPKKIEEVHRDAAQERHAQTSRLGRGSVSSAPRRGPPPMDYGTRGSALASQSSQQGSTRGMPPHSRGFGSQDIRFDERRQFDNRTVPLPQRPVKDEPITLGPQGGLARGMSIRGQSLASNAELPSVVDHRRMVSGSNGYNSVADRTSSTGREDPSSRIPDRTSGRTAASTQSAGLSHRPASQEGRSGIKSYSEDDLREKSVAAIREYYSAKDEKEVALCIEELNAPSFYPSVVSLWVNDSFERKDMERELLAKLFVSLCNGRHDLLSKRQLIDGLAFVLASLEDTLSDAPRATEYLGRLLARFVQENILPLQEVGRLIQEGGEEPGYLVRDGIAADILGAVLEAIKLGKGDSFLNEAKSSSNLKLEDFRPQHLKRSKLDAFM